A DNA window from Paraclostridium bifermentans contains the following coding sequences:
- a CDS encoding GntP family permease, with protein MFSILGLILSLILIMYLAYKGYSTIITAPIVSLLTIILTTGFDSHLMANYTEVYMVGFANFIKNYFPLFMTGAIFAKLMEEAGYAKSIAHFITKKLGKNKSVLAVVLSGSLLTYGGVSLFVVAFILYPIASMLFKEADIPKRLIPGTIALGAFTFTMTAMPGSPEIQNVIPMKYFGTDTFAAPIIGVFASILMLTLGMLWLTKRVKSARKNNEGYGNHNHSSIEENYENLPNIFRAVTPIIIIFITNLFFSKVYYENINGEYLSSFNTTLSNVSGTWSVIIAIVLADLFIILTNYKNIKNLKSVLDIGVSNSFRPLLNSSAIVGYGSVIKSLAVFSVIQTFIFCISSNPIISEALSVNLICGLTASASGGLGISLDALAPTYLQMSHSLNISPEILHRIASLSSGGLDTLPHNGAVITTLAICGLTHKESYKDIFVTSVVIPILTTTIVVILISLKFAV; from the coding sequence ATGTTTAGCATCTTAGGATTAATTTTATCATTGATACTTATAATGTACCTTGCATATAAAGGGTACTCAACAATAATAACCGCCCCAATAGTTTCTCTATTAACAATAATTCTTACTACAGGATTTGATAGCCATCTAATGGCAAATTATACAGAAGTATATATGGTTGGATTTGCAAATTTTATAAAAAACTACTTCCCTCTTTTTATGACCGGTGCAATTTTTGCGAAATTAATGGAGGAAGCTGGATATGCAAAATCTATAGCTCATTTTATAACTAAGAAACTCGGAAAAAATAAATCTGTATTAGCTGTTGTTCTATCTGGATCACTTCTTACATATGGAGGGGTTTCATTATTTGTTGTTGCATTTATACTTTATCCAATTGCATCTATGTTATTTAAAGAAGCTGATATTCCTAAAAGACTTATTCCTGGAACTATAGCTCTAGGTGCATTTACTTTTACGATGACAGCTATGCCTGGCTCTCCAGAAATTCAAAATGTTATACCCATGAAATACTTTGGTACAGATACATTCGCAGCCCCTATTATAGGAGTTTTTGCAAGTATCTTAATGCTAACACTAGGAATGTTATGGCTTACTAAGCGTGTTAAATCTGCTAGGAAAAATAACGAAGGTTACGGCAATCATAATCATAGTTCTATTGAGGAAAATTATGAGAATTTACCTAATATATTTAGAGCTGTTACCCCTATAATTATAATTTTTATTACTAATTTGTTCTTTTCAAAAGTTTATTATGAAAATATAAACGGCGAATATTTAAGTAGCTTTAATACTACTTTAAGTAATGTTTCTGGAACTTGGAGTGTTATAATTGCAATAGTTCTAGCTGATTTATTTATAATATTAACTAACTATAAAAACATAAAAAATTTAAAATCAGTTCTAGATATAGGTGTTTCTAATTCCTTCAGACCACTTCTTAATTCAAGCGCAATTGTTGGATATGGAAGTGTTATAAAATCATTGGCAGTATTTAGCGTTATTCAAACATTTATTTTCTGTATTTCATCAAATCCAATAATATCAGAAGCTTTATCAGTAAACTTGATTTGTGGACTTACAGCTTCAGCTTCAGGAGGACTTGGAATATCCCTCGATGCACTTGCACCTACTTATTTACAAATGAGTCATTCTTTAAATATTTCTCCTGAAATTCTCCATAGAATAGCTTCTCTTTCTTCTGGTGGATTAGATACTCTACCTCATAATGGAGCTGTGATTACAACACTTGCTATTTGCGGATTAACTCACAAAGAATCTTATAAAGATATTTTTGTTACTTCTGTAGTTATCCCTATTTTAACGACTACTATAGTTGTAATATTAATTTCTCTTAAATTTGCAGTTTAA
- a CDS encoding tryptophan transporter: MKTNTRKLVLNSLLLAIGLLLHQITPTIGLPIQPDMTLIMLFTIIILNKDDYKSSLVCGVITGIFTALTTKFPGGQLPNILDKVITTNIIYVLVFIMYKFSFIKKFKEKTQDFIISLIILPIGTLVSGTTFLLSALVLVGLPGTFKSLFLVAVVPAVLINLVCGLFLIKVVSVSVKRIGYKDLKSISR, from the coding sequence ATGAAAACAAATACAAGAAAATTAGTTTTAAATTCTCTACTATTAGCGATTGGGCTACTATTGCATCAAATAACACCAACTATCGGCTTGCCAATTCAGCCAGATATGACGTTAATAATGTTATTTACAATAATAATTTTAAATAAAGACGATTATAAAAGTTCACTTGTATGTGGAGTTATAACTGGAATTTTTACGGCATTAACGACAAAGTTTCCTGGAGGACAATTGCCGAATATATTAGATAAAGTTATTACAACAAACATAATATATGTTTTAGTATTTATTATGTATAAGTTCTCATTTATAAAAAAATTCAAAGAAAAAACTCAAGACTTTATAATATCCTTAATAATATTACCAATAGGAACATTAGTAAGCGGAACAACTTTTTTATTATCTGCATTAGTTTTAGTAGGATTACCTGGGACGTTCAAATCATTATTTTTAGTAGCAGTAGTTCCGGCAGTTTTAATTAATTTAGTTTGTGGATTGTTTTTAATAAAGGTAGTAAGTGTTTCTGTAAAAAGGATAGGATACAAGGACTTAAAAAGCATAAGTAGATAA
- a CDS encoding M4 family metallopeptidase codes for MFKRNLAILTIAGLSCGFLAPTVSFADSQTKEELPQAYNVTADKDLKDVLKNVSEDYKVKDNADQYELVKKEKDDLGFTHYTLKPKADGYFADKAEVKIHTDKDGKVVFVNGDLDQGKLEVKNETKIDKDKAIELAFKSIEKSRDEVKNLSGEDTIQDAKIVVDEKTNRAVYALDLSYSVPEPAHWLIKVDAENGSIVEKQNVLEEATQATGTGIGSDGQIKNLKITEDNGKYQLVDTTHKGQIITKSFEAFKGDTTVGNIITNIKNFFDQDKAAVDAHYFTDQVYNYYKDTHNRESYDGKGSDINSYVHVPEEDGSSMSNAYWNGVEMSYGDGNKTTENAFTAANDVVAHEITHGVTSSSADLVYQYQPGALNESFSDVFGYFVDSDDWQMGEDLYKTPGEAIRDLQDPTKHGQPANMKDYKNYSIYYDRGGVHINSGIPNKAAYNTITKIGKEKAEKIYYRALTQYLTRQSQFKDAKSSLVQSAKDLYGDQVANDVKAAWDQVGVK; via the coding sequence ATGTTTAAAAGAAATTTAGCTATTTTAACAATTGCGGGGTTATCATGCGGATTTTTAGCACCTACAGTAAGTTTTGCAGATAGTCAAACTAAGGAAGAATTGCCTCAAGCTTATAATGTTACAGCAGATAAAGATTTAAAAGATGTATTAAAAAATGTATCTGAAGATTACAAAGTAAAAGACAATGCAGATCAATATGAATTAGTTAAAAAAGAAAAAGATGACTTAGGATTTACTCACTATACTCTAAAACCTAAAGCTGATGGTTATTTTGCAGATAAAGCTGAGGTTAAGATACACACAGATAAAGATGGAAAAGTTGTTTTTGTAAATGGGGATTTAGATCAAGGTAAATTGGAAGTTAAAAATGAAACTAAAATAGATAAAGATAAAGCTATTGAGTTAGCTTTTAAATCAATAGAAAAATCACGTGATGAAGTTAAAAACTTATCAGGTGAAGATACAATCCAAGATGCTAAAATTGTTGTTGATGAAAAAACTAATAGAGCTGTATATGCTTTAGATTTATCATATTCTGTTCCAGAGCCTGCTCATTGGTTAATTAAAGTAGATGCAGAAAATGGTAGTATAGTTGAAAAACAAAATGTTTTAGAAGAAGCAACTCAAGCAACAGGTACTGGAATTGGTTCAGATGGACAAATTAAAAACTTAAAAATAACTGAAGATAATGGTAAGTATCAATTAGTGGATACTACTCATAAAGGTCAAATAATAACTAAAAGTTTCGAAGCTTTTAAAGGTGATACAACAGTTGGAAATATTATTACAAATATAAAAAACTTCTTCGATCAAGATAAAGCAGCTGTAGATGCTCACTATTTTACAGATCAAGTTTATAACTACTACAAAGATACTCATAATAGAGAAAGTTATGATGGTAAAGGATCAGATATAAATTCTTATGTTCATGTTCCTGAAGAGGATGGAAGTAGTATGAGTAATGCTTACTGGAATGGCGTAGAGATGAGTTATGGTGATGGAAATAAAACAACAGAAAATGCTTTTACAGCAGCAAATGACGTTGTTGCACATGAGATAACACATGGAGTTACATCATCATCAGCAGACTTAGTTTACCAATATCAACCAGGAGCATTAAATGAATCATTCTCAGATGTATTTGGTTATTTTGTAGATAGTGATGACTGGCAAATGGGAGAAGATTTATATAAAACACCAGGTGAAGCTATAAGAGATTTACAAGATCCTACAAAACATGGACAACCAGCAAATATGAAAGACTATAAAAACTATAGTATATATTATGATAGAGGTGGAGTTCATATAAATAGTGGTATACCTAATAAAGCAGCATATAACACTATAACTAAAATAGGTAAAGAAAAAGCAGAGAAAATATATTATAGAGCTCTTACTCAATACTTAACAAGACAATCACAATTTAAAGATGCTAAAAGTTCTTTAGTTCAATCAGCAAAAGACCTTTATGGAGATCAAGTAGCTAATGATGTTAAAGCTGCATGGGATCAAGTTGGAGTAAAATAA
- a CDS encoding rhamnosyltransferase — translation MNKETAMIVDIPFNTDTNPFWPEFDDRFIDVKKQSKTKEWIDYRIDIFMKYTGKSLINQTNQDFKCVVRYAKESENLIFDALSKYPKLPENIIFTDDGDIYIEKLIDGYKYIYHIRIDSDNMFSSNYIEELSKVKYHEELQCILSQNGYLYDSNENRLADMFHTSPSVYALVYTVDDFICGFQHRLENSHWGAVKLVKEVIESHSYALITHKKNIDNNFDLILQVGYPLIRTKEVFGEEKEIILKEFNLI, via the coding sequence ATGAACAAAGAAACTGCTATGATTGTAGATATACCCTTTAATACAGACACAAACCCGTTTTGGCCAGAATTTGATGACAGATTTATTGATGTAAAAAAACAATCAAAAACAAAAGAATGGATTGATTATAGAATAGATATATTTATGAAATATACGGGAAAAAGTTTGATTAATCAAACTAATCAAGACTTTAAATGTGTTGTGAGATATGCAAAAGAAAGTGAAAATTTAATATTTGATGCATTATCTAAATATCCAAAACTTCCTGAAAATATAATTTTTACAGATGATGGAGACATCTATATAGAAAAATTAATAGATGGATATAAATATATTTATCATATTAGAATCGATAGTGATAATATGTTTTCTAGTAACTATATAGAAGAATTAAGTAAGGTTAAATATCATGAAGAACTTCAATGTATATTAAGTCAAAATGGATATTTATACGATTCAAATGAAAATAGATTAGCTGATATGTTCCACACATCTCCTTCAGTTTATGCACTTGTATATACAGTAGATGATTTTATATGTGGATTCCAACATCGATTAGAAAATAGCCATTGGGGTGCTGTTAAACTAGTGAAAGAAGTGATAGAAAGCCATAGCTATGCGTTAATTACTCATAAAAAAAATATTGATAATAACTTTGATCTTATACTTCAAGTAGGATATCCGCTTATAAGGACGAAAGAAGTGTTTGGAGAAGAAAAAGAAATAATTTTAAAAGAGTTTAATTTAATATAA
- a CDS encoding MarR family transcriptional regulator, translating into MNSNFQSLNIIDLISEKHAKLRKMVIETWVEMGEERVTDTESYMLALIEKDKLTVAQIGRIIGISRQGAHKCAKGLIEREYIMIENKDVNSRDKVLCLTEKGFRFCKETLILKEKFQNEIINSIGEEKFQILKDCLIQNWFETY; encoded by the coding sequence ATGAATTCAAATTTTCAGAGTTTAAATATAATAGATTTAATAAGTGAAAAGCATGCAAAGCTTAGAAAAATGGTTATAGAAACTTGGGTTGAAATGGGGGAAGAAAGAGTTACTGATACAGAATCATATATGCTTGCCCTGATTGAAAAAGATAAATTAACCGTGGCACAGATTGGAAGGATAATAGGTATATCACGTCAAGGTGCTCATAAATGTGCAAAAGGTCTAATTGAAAGAGAATACATCATGATAGAAAATAAAGATGTAAATTCTAGAGATAAGGTGCTTTGTTTAACTGAAAAGGGATTTAGGTTTTGTAAAGAAACATTAATTTTAAAAGAGAAATTTCAAAATGAAATTATAAATTCTATAGGTGAAGAGAAATTTCAAATATTAAAAGATTGTTTAATTCAAAATTGGTTTGAGACTTATTAA
- a CDS encoding DUF2798 domain-containing protein, translating to MFKNKKEHFIFILMICTTMVFIMSCYNIAIIEGFSLNIFKHALMGFPLAFVYALIGDIFIVGKIVKLISSKILKPNDSIAKIGLCMSFFTGCGMVIWMSLFGVVTNIGLSSNFIYAYIIAMFTNFIFAIPLNLLIVSPLMRFLFFKLFPPISHIDNQRKAV from the coding sequence TTGTTTAAAAACAAAAAAGAACATTTTATATTTATATTAATGATATGTACAACAATGGTGTTTATTATGAGTTGCTATAATATAGCTATAATTGAAGGTTTTTCATTAAATATATTTAAGCATGCATTAATGGGATTCCCTCTAGCTTTTGTATATGCACTAATAGGAGATATATTCATAGTTGGTAAGATTGTAAAGCTTATTTCAAGTAAAATATTAAAACCAAATGATAGCATTGCAAAAATAGGACTGTGTATGTCATTTTTTACAGGATGCGGTATGGTTATTTGGATGTCATTATTCGGAGTAGTTACTAATATAGGATTATCTTCAAACTTCATTTATGCTTATATTATTGCTATGTTTACAAATTTTATATTTGCAATACCTTTAAACTTACTAATTGTATCACCTTTAATGAGATTTTTATTCTTTAAGCTATTTCCTCCTATTTCACATATTGATAATCAAAGAAAAGCTGTGTAA
- a CDS encoding DUF3189 family protein produces MQKCLIFTYNAYTTFVEKTNNQKIGDLMIYIYNCYGGTHSSIIAVAYHLEMLDENREPTKDEILNLPNFNKLVYGNRGELFHYGSDKDGNEVYAMGRGRSKILIPGLYNLASMLHKQNLLEEKIIFSNTSPTVPVPMTLGGLFSRWLKIDFIGVPLLIKGVKKSYKDVIQLVNDTKRIANEDKETVIILDNKDVKKK; encoded by the coding sequence ATGCAAAAATGTTTAATATTTACATATAATGCATATACTACATTTGTTGAAAAAACAAACAATCAGAAAATAGGTGATTTAATGATATACATATATAATTGTTACGGAGGGACTCATTCCTCTATAATAGCAGTTGCGTACCACTTGGAAATGTTAGATGAAAATCGAGAACCAACTAAGGATGAAATATTGAATCTACCAAACTTTAATAAGTTGGTATATGGAAATCGTGGAGAACTTTTTCATTATGGAAGTGATAAAGATGGGAATGAAGTTTATGCTATGGGAAGAGGGCGTTCAAAAATTCTAATTCCTGGATTATACAATTTAGCATCTATGCTACATAAACAAAATTTATTAGAAGAAAAAATAATATTTTCTAACACCTCACCAACAGTTCCAGTACCAATGACACTTGGAGGATTATTTTCTAGATGGCTAAAGATTGATTTTATAGGAGTTCCGCTACTTATAAAGGGAGTAAAAAAATCATATAAAGATGTTATACAGCTTGTAAATGACACAAAGAGAATAGCAAATGAAGATAAAGAAACTGTAATTATTTTAGACAATAAAGATGTTAAGAAAAAATAG
- a CDS encoding MarR family winged helix-turn-helix transcriptional regulator: protein MNKQSNIDIKKFIDTFENLARIERHNQTIMGIKKSEARVLLCVEFLHEEKKCKVNISEISKNLSITSPSTTEFVKNLISKGYLEKHVSQNDKRFIEITLTDDGKKIVQDLKKYFNSLFSGVIEILGEEKSKLLIELLDIVNVYFTEWYSRPK from the coding sequence TTGAATAAACAATCAAATATAGATATAAAAAAATTTATAGACACATTTGAAAACTTAGCAAGAATTGAAAGACATAATCAAACTATTATGGGAATAAAAAAAAGCGAAGCTAGGGTTTTGCTTTGTGTAGAATTTCTTCATGAGGAAAAAAAATGTAAAGTTAATATTTCAGAAATTAGTAAAAATCTATCTATTACTTCTCCTAGTACTACTGAATTCGTAAAAAATTTAATTAGTAAAGGTTATTTAGAAAAACATGTTAGTCAAAATGATAAAAGGTTTATTGAAATAACATTAACTGATGATGGGAAGAAAATAGTACAGGATTTAAAAAAATACTTTAATTCTTTATTTTCTGGAGTTATAGAAATATTAGGAGAAGAAAAAAGCAAATTATTAATTGAATTATTAGATATAGTTAACGTCTATTTCACTGAATGGTATAGTAGACCAAAATAG
- a CDS encoding nitroreductase family protein, whose product MEFNKNWIDAVNYRTSRRAYINKQLEIKDISKIKELIYKINEETGLNFQFIEDCSKLFKGFSASYGLIKGLNSCIALVGNKNIDNYKTKVGYYGEMLVLESTYMNLGTCWIGGTYDKNECKKYIDIKQDEELICVIAVGEVLEDKSIREKLISKMNKGKKTFDQVLLQKDTELLPSWIKEGIEFVIKAPSALNKQPIGYSFVDNEVKAYKVSDKYGYEDIDLGISMLHFELGAKSQNHSGNWNYIKGEKIYI is encoded by the coding sequence ATGGAATTTAATAAAAATTGGATAGACGCTGTAAACTATAGAACTTCAAGAAGAGCATATATAAATAAGCAATTAGAAATAAAAGATATAAGTAAAATAAAAGAATTAATTTATAAAATAAATGAAGAAACTGGATTGAATTTTCAATTTATAGAAGATTGTTCAAAGTTATTTAAAGGATTTTCAGCCTCATATGGATTAATAAAAGGATTAAATTCATGTATAGCTTTAGTAGGAAATAAAAATATAGATAATTATAAAACTAAGGTTGGGTATTATGGAGAAATGTTAGTACTAGAATCAACTTATATGAATTTAGGAACATGTTGGATCGGTGGAACTTACGATAAAAATGAATGTAAAAAATATATAGATATAAAGCAAGATGAAGAACTAATTTGTGTAATAGCGGTAGGTGAAGTTTTAGAAGATAAGAGCATAAGAGAAAAACTAATTTCTAAAATGAACAAAGGTAAAAAAACATTTGATCAAGTATTATTACAAAAAGATACTGAGTTATTACCAAGTTGGATAAAAGAAGGAATTGAGTTTGTAATAAAAGCACCTTCTGCATTAAATAAGCAGCCAATAGGGTATTCGTTTGTAGATAATGAAGTAAAAGCTTATAAAGTATCAGATAAGTATGGATACGAAGATATTGATTTAGGAATCTCTATGTTACACTTTGAGTTAGGAGCAAAGAGCCAAAACCATAGTGGCAATTGGAATTATATAAAGGGTGAAAAAATTTATATATAG
- a CDS encoding MarR family winged helix-turn-helix transcriptional regulator has protein sequence MHENLKLENQLCFKIYSVSKSIVRIYGPLLKEIDLTYPQYLTMMVLWEHKKLPFKEISSKLKMKTGTLTPILNKLESNGYLEKVKDENDDRKIYIVVTKKGLEIEGKAKDIPRRIAENLNLAEEDYIKYLHEFDGLVKKLDCIEKYIK, from the coding sequence ATGCACGAAAATTTAAAATTAGAAAATCAACTTTGTTTTAAAATATACTCAGTATCTAAGAGTATAGTTAGAATATATGGACCTTTATTAAAAGAGATAGATTTAACATATCCGCAGTATCTAACTATGATGGTTCTGTGGGAACATAAAAAATTACCTTTTAAAGAAATAAGTTCTAAGTTAAAAATGAAGACTGGTACATTGACTCCTATTTTAAATAAATTGGAAAGTAACGGGTATTTAGAAAAAGTTAAAGATGAAAATGATGATAGAAAAATTTATATAGTTGTTACTAAAAAAGGATTAGAAATTGAAGGCAAGGCAAAAGATATTCCAAGAAGAATAGCAGAAAATCTTAATTTAGCAGAAGAGGACTATATAAAATATCTTCATGAGTTTGATGGATTAGTAAAAAAATTAGATTGTATAGAAAAATACATTAAATAG
- a CDS encoding NAD(P)H-dependent oxidoreductase — MNKKEILDVLNFRHACKEFDTNKKINKDEFEVILEAGRLSPSSMGIEPWKFLVIENEELKSELGEVCWGGKTQMPTCSHLVVYLGRTAKELRFDSNYIDYLLKDIKHLPEDIANKYKGIMKSIEDVRFKDDKDLENYSSEQVHIALANMMSVAAMQEIDSCAIGGIDHNKVEKILVDRGLLDTDKFNIVLCAAFGYRVNNPEEKLRQSMDQVVDWVK, encoded by the coding sequence ATGAATAAAAAAGAGATACTAGATGTTTTAAATTTTAGACACGCATGTAAAGAGTTTGATACTAATAAAAAAATAAATAAAGATGAATTTGAAGTAATCCTTGAAGCAGGAAGACTTTCACCAAGTTCTATGGGAATCGAACCTTGGAAATTCTTAGTTATAGAAAATGAAGAATTAAAAAGTGAATTAGGAGAAGTTTGTTGGGGTGGAAAAACACAAATGCCAACATGTAGCCACTTAGTAGTATATTTAGGCAGAACTGCGAAAGAATTAAGATTTGATTCAAACTATATAGATTATTTATTAAAAGATATTAAACATTTACCAGAAGACATTGCTAATAAGTATAAAGGTATAATGAAGTCTATAGAGGATGTTAGATTTAAAGATGATAAAGATTTAGAAAATTATTCTTCAGAACAAGTTCATATTGCATTAGCTAATATGATGAGTGTAGCAGCTATGCAAGAAATAGACTCTTGTGCTATTGGTGGTATAGATCACAATAAAGTAGAAAAAATACTAGTGGATAGAGGATTATTAGACACAGACAAGTTCAATATTGTATTATGTGCTGCATTTGGATATAGAGTTAATAATCCAGAAGAAAAACTAAGACAATCAATGGATCAAGTAGTGGATTGGGTAAAATAA
- a CDS encoding MBL fold metallo-hydrolase has protein sequence MKIIALEFYKNGFMKEALAFGGSVEKEKLDPNKNYESSLQNYLIDTGKEVILVDTGVPVETKDVEPKPEQMIYTGEKVNNFVDALKKAGYEPKDIDKVIVTHKHQDHTGELRLFEHSKIYISEIEAEAMDLKGNNIVRVNFEDGEYKNFKESQKISDNIFMLPAYGHTKGNSIVVAEFEGLHYMFHGDVTYTDEALRQNALSVVFEDKDLAKQTLNNVREFVKENKTVYLSTHTPEALISLKEKKVMEL, from the coding sequence ATGAAAATAATAGCATTAGAATTTTATAAAAATGGATTTATGAAAGAAGCACTTGCATTTGGAGGATCAGTTGAAAAAGAAAAATTAGATCCAAATAAAAATTACGAATCAAGTTTACAAAATTACTTAATAGATACTGGAAAAGAAGTTATATTAGTAGATACAGGAGTACCAGTTGAGACAAAAGATGTAGAACCAAAACCTGAACAAATGATATACACTGGTGAAAAAGTTAATAATTTTGTAGATGCATTAAAAAAAGCAGGATATGAACCAAAAGATATAGATAAAGTTATAGTTACACATAAACATCAAGATCACACAGGAGAACTTAGATTATTTGAACATTCTAAAATATATATATCAGAAATAGAAGCTGAAGCAATGGACTTAAAGGGTAACAATATAGTAAGAGTTAACTTTGAAGATGGAGAGTATAAAAACTTTAAAGAAAGTCAAAAAATTTCTGATAACATATTTATGTTACCTGCGTATGGACATACAAAAGGAAATTCTATAGTAGTAGCAGAGTTTGAAGGATTACATTATATGTTCCATGGTGATGTAACTTATACAGATGAAGCACTTAGACAAAATGCATTATCAGTAGTATTTGAAGATAAAGATTTAGCAAAACAGACTTTAAATAATGTTAGAGAATTTGTAAAAGAAAATAAGACTGTATATTTATCAACTCATACACCTGAAGCTCTAATATCATTAAAAGAAAAGAAAGTTATGGAGCTTTAG
- a CDS encoding toxic anion resistance protein, whose protein sequence is MSDEFKEESIDIKPELTFEPFQEEIIDLKVKEEKIEEKIVNEMQLTEEEQKMVDQFVDKIQINNSNSILQYGAGAQKKISDFSQSALNNVKTKDLGEIGEILSSVVHELKTFEESEEKKGILGFFKKGKDKISYMKIKYENVDNNIGKMCNILEAHQIQLLKDIAMLDKMYEINKAYFKELYMYILAGKKKLQKLEKEELPKLQEKARTSGNPQDAQELKDFVALCNRFEKKIHDLELTKMISLQMAPQIRLIQNNDSLMSEKIQSTIINTIPLWKNQMVLALGVAHAANAARVQREVTDMTNELLRKNAEILKTSTIETAKESERGIVDIETLRATNESLISTLDEILNIQTEGRQKRREAEAELISIENQLKNKLIEFKY, encoded by the coding sequence ATGAGTGATGAATTTAAAGAAGAATCTATTGATATAAAGCCAGAATTAACTTTTGAACCATTTCAAGAGGAAATTATTGATTTAAAAGTTAAAGAAGAAAAAATAGAAGAGAAAATAGTTAATGAAATGCAACTTACAGAAGAAGAACAAAAAATGGTTGATCAATTTGTAGATAAAATACAGATAAATAACTCAAATTCTATTTTACAGTATGGAGCTGGTGCTCAAAAGAAAATTTCTGATTTTTCACAGTCAGCATTAAATAATGTAAAAACTAAAGATTTAGGTGAAATTGGAGAGATATTATCTAGTGTAGTTCATGAATTAAAGACATTTGAAGAATCTGAAGAGAAAAAAGGAATTTTAGGTTTCTTTAAAAAAGGAAAAGATAAGATTTCCTACATGAAAATAAAATATGAAAATGTAGACAACAATATAGGAAAAATGTGCAATATTCTTGAAGCGCATCAAATACAGCTTTTAAAAGATATTGCTATGTTAGACAAGATGTATGAAATAAATAAAGCATATTTTAAAGAGCTTTATATGTATATATTAGCGGGTAAAAAGAAGCTTCAAAAACTAGAAAAAGAAGAACTTCCTAAATTACAGGAAAAAGCAAGAACTAGTGGTAATCCTCAGGATGCTCAGGAACTAAAAGATTTTGTTGCTCTTTGTAATAGATTTGAAAAGAAAATTCATGATTTAGAATTAACTAAAATGATTTCTTTACAAATGGCTCCTCAAATTCGTTTAATTCAAAATAATGATTCATTAATGTCTGAAAAAATACAATCTACAATTATAAATACGATTCCACTTTGGAAAAATCAAATGGTTTTAGCGCTTGGGGTTGCTCATGCTGCTAATGCTGCAAGAGTCCAAAGAGAAGTAACAGATATGACAAATGAACTTTTACGCAAAAACGCAGAAATTTTAAAAACTTCAACTATAGAGACTGCAAAAGAATCTGAAAGAGGAATTGTTGATATTGAAACGCTTAGAGCTACAAATGAGTCGTTAATTTCAACTCTTGATGAAATACTTAATATACAAACAGAAGGACGTCAAAAACGTAGAGAAGCAGAAGCAGAATTAATAAGTATTGAAAATCAATTAAAAAATAAACTTATAGAATTTAAATATTAA